Proteins from a genomic interval of Streptomyces sp. NBC_00820:
- a CDS encoding DUF1697 domain-containing protein: protein MTTYAALLRGINVGGSRKLPMADLRTLMTGLGHDDVRTYLQSGQAVFTAGRGEEESLAAELTRAIEARFGFAVDVLVRDHAYLAAVADACPFPAAELQGRQLHVTYLSAPVTPDRFASIDQPARLPEEFRTGDRCLYLYTPGGPTPSKLAGELSRPRVTKGLIATSRNWNTVLKLVEMTRD from the coding sequence ATGACGACCTATGCGGCGCTGCTGCGCGGGATCAACGTCGGCGGCAGCAGGAAGCTCCCGATGGCCGACCTGCGCACCCTCATGACGGGCCTCGGTCACGACGACGTACGGACTTATCTGCAGAGCGGCCAGGCCGTGTTCACCGCCGGACGCGGTGAAGAGGAGTCCCTGGCGGCCGAGTTGACCCGGGCAATCGAAGCGCGCTTCGGTTTCGCCGTCGACGTGCTCGTGCGCGACCACGCCTATCTCGCGGCGGTCGCCGACGCCTGCCCCTTCCCGGCCGCCGAACTGCAGGGCAGGCAGCTGCACGTCACCTATCTCTCCGCGCCGGTCACCCCCGACCGCTTCGCGTCGATCGACCAGCCCGCCCGCCTCCCCGAGGAGTTCCGTACGGGCGACCGCTGCCTGTACCTGTACACCCCCGGCGGCCCCACCCCCTCCAAGCTGGCCGGGGAGCTGTCCCGCCCCAGGGTCACCAAGGGCCTGATCGCCACCAGCCGGAACTGGAACACCGTGCTCAAGCTCGTCGAGATGACCCGCGACTGA